From Permianibacter aggregans, a single genomic window includes:
- a CDS encoding DUF4124 domain-containing protein — protein sequence MRTTRSKAALLIGLFSIPVLAADTTVYRCPGEDGVPVFSDQPCEDAEIITIEDNGNAGLSVWVPDLPPLPEKPKPVEVTPAPVRVVVSPAPQPYAEPVYYPSPYLHSVFRPRRHHHGHDDFHPPLRRPPRGEPPRPPRENTPPPQPRRTTVEIPDKYQRKD from the coding sequence ATGCGAACAACAAGATCCAAAGCGGCTTTGCTCATCGGATTGTTCAGTATTCCTGTGCTCGCCGCCGACACTACCGTCTACCGTTGCCCCGGAGAAGATGGCGTACCGGTATTCTCCGACCAACCTTGTGAAGACGCCGAAATCATCACGATTGAAGACAACGGTAATGCCGGACTGTCGGTCTGGGTGCCGGACCTACCTCCCCTGCCGGAAAAACCAAAACCAGTTGAAGTAACACCAGCGCCGGTACGAGTGGTCGTTTCGCCAGCGCCACAACCCTATGCTGAACCGGTCTATTACCCATCGCCTTACTTACACTCGGTATTCCGTCCGCGCCGCCACCATCACGGTCACGATGATTTCCATCCGCCATTACGCCGGCCACCGCGAGGTGAACCGCCGCGACCACCAAGAGAAAACACGCCACCGCCCCAACCTCGCCGAACTACGGTGGAGATTCCGGATAAATATCAGCGGAAAGACTAG
- a CDS encoding lipid-transfer protein, giving the protein MTDVLIAGVGMVPFVKPSIAEPYDVMAVNAAKAALKDAGLRYNDIQQAYVGYVYGDSTAGQLALYQVGMTGIPIINVNNNCSTGSTALYMARQAIEHGIADCVLVLGFEQMKAGAIGEQFTDRPSPFREFDNLCKELVDVDLPLALRYFGGAGREHMQRYGTKLETFAKIRAKASRHAVHNPLALMRKEVTTEQVMEDPVLWPGVMTRMMACPPTCGAAAAILVSEKFARKHGINSKVKILAQAMVTDLPSTFGEKSMIKLVGFDMSQKAAQQVYEAAGIGPDDIDLCELHDCFAQNELLTYEALDLCPIGGAEKFVNDGDNTYGGKFVTNPSGGLLSKGHPLGATGLAQCYEITHQLRGSAEQRQVPNAKLALQHNLGLGGACVVTLYGSN; this is encoded by the coding sequence ATGACTGATGTATTGATTGCAGGCGTAGGCATGGTGCCGTTCGTCAAACCGAGCATCGCTGAGCCTTATGATGTGATGGCCGTCAACGCCGCCAAAGCCGCGCTAAAAGACGCCGGCCTCCGCTACAACGATATTCAACAAGCTTATGTCGGTTATGTCTATGGCGACTCCACCGCCGGGCAACTGGCACTTTATCAAGTCGGCATGACCGGCATTCCGATCATCAACGTCAACAACAATTGCTCCACCGGTTCCACTGCGCTGTACATGGCAAGGCAAGCCATCGAACACGGCATCGCCGATTGCGTATTGGTGCTCGGTTTCGAACAAATGAAAGCCGGCGCCATTGGCGAGCAATTTACCGACCGCCCTTCGCCGTTCCGCGAATTCGACAATCTCTGCAAAGAATTGGTTGATGTGGATTTGCCGCTGGCACTGCGTTATTTCGGCGGCGCTGGTCGCGAACACATGCAGCGCTACGGCACCAAACTCGAAACCTTCGCGAAAATTCGCGCCAAAGCCAGCCGCCATGCCGTACACAATCCGCTCGCGTTAATGCGCAAAGAAGTCACCACAGAACAAGTAATGGAAGACCCAGTATTATGGCCCGGCGTCATGACCCGAATGATGGCCTGCCCACCAACCTGTGGCGCTGCGGCAGCGATTTTAGTTTCCGAAAAATTCGCCCGCAAACATGGCATCAACTCAAAAGTAAAAATTCTGGCGCAAGCCATGGTCACCGACCTGCCAAGCACCTTCGGCGAAAAATCGATGATCAAATTGGTTGGCTTCGACATGAGCCAAAAAGCCGCGCAACAAGTGTATGAAGCGGCCGGCATCGGCCCCGACGACATAGACTTATGCGAGTTGCACGACTGCTTCGCGCAAAACGAATTGCTTACTTACGAAGCGCTCGACTTATGTCCAATCGGCGGCGCCGAAAAATTCGTCAACGACGGCGACAACACCTACGGCGGCAAATTCGTCACCAATCCTTCCGGTGGCTTATTGTCAAAAGGCCACCCACTTGGCGCCACCGGATTAGCGCAATGCTATGAAATCACTCACCAACTCCGCGGCAGCGCCGAACAACGGCAAGTACCCAACGCGAAGTTGGCCTTGCAACACAACCTGGGTTTGGGCGGTGCGTGTGTCGTGACCTTATATGGTTCGAATTAG
- a CDS encoding type II toxin-antitoxin system HipA family toxin, whose protein sequence is MAHELAVWLFEECVGTLAMSDGRLNFAYLPEWLSRANAIALSASLPLRAEPFDDAKVRPFFAGLLPEGQLRRLIAQQFQVSDQNDFALLDRLGGDCAGAVALLPPGHALPDSAHDAQVEWLDDKQVIAILDELPRRPMLAGRDGLRLSLAGAQDKLPVVFDGERIGLPRDGTPSSHILKPAIDAIDAIDAIDAIDAIEDSVINEGFCMALADAMQLAVAKATIHTISNRSFLLVARYDRVVDGQGHRMRVHQEDFCQALGVVPEMKYQNEGGPDLAQCFELVRRVTRPNAPQVLRLLDQVMFNALIGNHDAHGKNFSLLYSAERANHAAVLSPAYDLLSTAVYPELTPKMAMKIGSKYKFSEVQARHWEQLAESAGLSKPQTKKRLLEFASALPQTAREVQAGNARLFVGNALVGRIIELIEQRCEQTIRRFSLAAE, encoded by the coding sequence ATGGCGCATGAACTGGCGGTATGGCTTTTTGAAGAATGTGTCGGCACCTTGGCGATGAGTGATGGCCGGCTAAATTTTGCTTACCTGCCGGAGTGGCTTTCACGTGCCAATGCGATTGCCTTGTCGGCGTCGTTACCTTTGCGAGCGGAACCGTTTGATGATGCAAAAGTGCGCCCTTTTTTCGCCGGCTTGTTGCCAGAAGGGCAGTTGCGTCGTTTGATTGCGCAACAGTTTCAGGTGTCTGACCAAAATGATTTTGCATTGCTGGATCGTCTTGGTGGTGATTGCGCGGGGGCCGTGGCGCTGCTGCCGCCCGGACACGCGTTGCCGGATTCAGCCCACGATGCTCAGGTTGAATGGCTTGATGATAAGCAGGTAATTGCCATTCTTGATGAATTACCGCGTCGGCCGATGCTGGCCGGCAGAGACGGTTTGCGACTGTCGTTAGCCGGTGCGCAAGATAAATTGCCGGTGGTGTTTGATGGTGAACGAATTGGCTTGCCTCGCGATGGCACACCGAGCTCTCATATTTTGAAACCTGCCATTGATGCCATTGATGCCATTGATGCCATTGATGCCATTGATGCCATTGAAGATAGTGTGATCAATGAAGGTTTCTGTATGGCGCTGGCTGACGCGATGCAACTTGCGGTGGCCAAAGCGACGATTCACACGATATCAAATCGTTCGTTTTTATTGGTTGCGCGTTACGACCGTGTAGTGGATGGGCAAGGGCACAGAATGCGCGTTCACCAGGAAGATTTCTGCCAGGCGCTGGGTGTCGTGCCGGAAATGAAGTATCAAAACGAAGGTGGCCCGGACTTGGCTCAGTGCTTTGAGCTGGTGCGGCGTGTTACTCGCCCCAATGCGCCGCAGGTTCTGCGATTGCTGGACCAGGTGATGTTTAATGCCTTGATTGGTAACCATGATGCGCATGGCAAGAATTTTTCACTGCTGTATTCCGCTGAACGCGCAAATCACGCCGCGGTGCTCTCTCCGGCTTATGATTTATTGTCAACAGCGGTGTACCCGGAACTAACGCCGAAGATGGCCATGAAAATTGGTAGCAAGTATAAATTCAGCGAAGTGCAAGCGCGACATTGGGAGCAGTTGGCCGAATCGGCTGGGTTATCGAAACCGCAAACCAAGAAGCGGCTGTTGGAGTTTGCTAGCGCATTACCACAAACCGCTCGCGAGGTTCAGGCGGGTAATGCAAGACTCTTCGTAGGTAATGCGTTGGTCGGGCGCATTATTGAGCTGATTGAGCAGCGGTGCGAGCAAACTATTCGACGGTTTTCTCTTGCTGCGGAATGA
- a CDS encoding helix-turn-helix transcriptional regulator encodes MTIIRTAEQLGSALRAARKHLSLTQPQLALAAGVGVRFIVDLEAGKPTLRLENVLRVIDALGGEVQLTGLPSGADGNHDEADQHGA; translated from the coding sequence ATGACCATTATTCGAACCGCTGAGCAGCTTGGTAGCGCGCTTCGCGCTGCCCGCAAGCATTTATCACTGACCCAACCCCAACTGGCCTTGGCTGCCGGGGTAGGCGTGCGTTTTATCGTTGACCTGGAGGCTGGCAAGCCGACGTTGCGGCTGGAAAACGTGCTGCGCGTTATTGATGCGCTGGGTGGCGAAGTTCAGTTGACTGGTTTGCCTTCCGGCGCTGACGGTAACCATGATGAGGCGGATCAGCATGGCGCATGA